The Accipiter gentilis chromosome 34, bAccGen1.1, whole genome shotgun sequence genome has a segment encoding these proteins:
- the ELK3 gene encoding ETS domain-containing protein Elk-3, which produces MESAITLWQFLLQLLLDQKHEHLICWTSNDGEFKLLKAEEVAKLWGLRKNKTNMNYDKLSRALRYYYDKNIIKKVIGQKFVYKFVSFPEILKMDPHAVEISRESLLLQDSDCKVPSESRDQHKHSLSALKSTSRNEYIHSGLYSSFTINSLQNQPDPYKPIKTEKLEEKSEGNTPVEEVRTVIRFVTNKTDKQVMRPIVSLPSTSETAAASAFLSSSVSAKISSLMLPNSASISSPSSSSSRSPSLSPTSPLPTEHRSLFLESSCHDSDSLEPLNLSSGSKAKSPSLPPKAKKPKGLEISAPPMVLSSTDIGSIALNSPALPSGSLTPAFFTAQTPNGLLLTPSPLLSSIHFWSSLSPVAPLSPARLQGPNTLFQFPTLLNGHIPVPLPSLDGASSPVLLSPNAQKS; this is translated from the exons ATGGAGAGTGCAATCACACTGTGGCAGTTCCTTTTGCAGTTGCTGCTAGACCAGAAACATGAGCACCTGATTTGCTGGACGTCTAATGATGGCGAATTCAAGCTACTCAAGGCAGAAGAAGTGGCTAAGCTGTGGGGactcagaaaaaacaaaactaatatGAATTATGACAAGCTGAGCCGCGCGCTCAGATACTATTATGACAAG AACATCATCAAGAAAGTGATCGGACAAAAATTTGTGTACAAGTTTGTCTCCTttcctgagattttaaaaatggatCCACATGCTGTGGAAATCAGCAGAGAGAGCCTTTTGCTGCAGGACAGCGACTGTAAGGTGCCTTCTGAGAGCAGGGATCAGCACAAGCACAGCTTGTCAGCACTGAAAAGCACAAGCCGTAATGAATATATCCACTCTGGCCTGTACTCCTCTTTCACTATCAACTCTCTGCAGAACCAACCAGACCCTTACAAGccaatcaaaacagaaaaactggaGGAGAAGTCAGAAGGAAACACACCAGTCGAAGAAGTTCGGACTGTTATAAGATTTGTGACaaacaaaacagacaaacaagTTATGAGGCCCATCGTGTCGTTGCCTTCCACTTCTGAaacagcagctgcctctgcttttctcAGCTCTTCAGTATCAGCTAAAATATCTTCCTTAATGCTACCCAACAGCGCCAGCATTTCATCtccatcatcatcttcctccaGGTCGCCGTCTCTGTCTCCCACCTCACCCCTCCCTACAGAACACAGGAGCCTCTTCCTTGAGTCTAGCTGCCACGACTCAGATTCCCTTGAGCCTCTGAACCTCTCCTCAGGCTCCAAGGCAAAATCTCCATCTCTTCCCCCAAAGGCTAAAAAACCCAAAGGCTTGGAAATCTCCGCCCCACCCATGGTTCTCTCCAGCACCGACATCGGTTCCATCGCCCTCAACAGCCCCGCGCTTCCTTCGGGATCCCTGACTCCAGCTTTCTTCACTGCACAG acCCCAAATGGATTATTGCTGACCCCAAGCCCGCTGCTGTCTAGCATTCATTTCTGGAGCAGCCTCAGTCCTGTTGCTCCTCTGAgtcctgccaggctgcagggacCAAACACTCTGTTCCAG TTTCCAACTTTGCTAAATGGTCACATACCAGTGCCACTCCCCAGTCTGGACGGAGCCTCTTCTCCAGTACTGCTTTCTCCAAATGCTCAGAAATCCTGA